The Shewanella japonica genome has a window encoding:
- a CDS encoding DUF885 domain-containing protein has protein sequence MRLKTKTTLIAVALSSLLSTSVIAHGTHGQTVMSPTESTKKATTESEKANELFENIFMENVMSSPISQTYMRIKKDYDKWGDFSEKAQDEDLARAKKHLAQLDSIDVSKLDEQTALSYKLMKQGLEQDIADDKWRHHTYPVNQMYGSHTFIATFLINQHQVASVSDAEAYISRLNGVKLASEQLVEGLKLRADKGIIAPKFVFPYVISDSQNIITGAPFSDTEEKSTLWADINKKVAALDAPQAKKDELLADAKQALLTSVQPAYTNLIAYLNELEKKADTHDGVWKLPEGDDFFNMRLSRVTTTDMTSETIHKLGLAEVARIHDEMRAIMKKVKFDGDLQEFMAFMRDDDQFYYPDTAEGKTRYMTEAKELIDNMESRLDEVFNIKPKAKLIVKQVEAFREKSAGKAFYDAPAPDGSRPGTYYANLYDMKAMPTYQMEALAYHEGIPGHHMQIAIAQELEGIPKFRKYGGYTAYIEGWGLYTEYFPKEMGLYADPYSDFGRLAMELWRACRLVVDTGIHSKKWTREQGIQYYVDNTPNAESDAIKMVERHIVMPGQATAYKVGMIKILELREDAKKQLGDKFDIRQFHTLILENGPVPLDVLEAKVTDWVNASK, from the coding sequence ATGCGACTAAAAACAAAAACGACACTTATAGCCGTAGCCCTATCAAGCCTTTTATCGACTTCAGTTATCGCTCATGGAACTCACGGACAAACGGTAATGAGCCCAACTGAATCAACTAAAAAAGCGACCACTGAATCAGAAAAAGCCAATGAGCTATTTGAAAACATTTTCATGGAAAATGTCATGTCTAGCCCTATCTCTCAAACCTATATGCGTATTAAAAAAGATTACGACAAATGGGGTGATTTTAGTGAAAAGGCGCAAGACGAAGACTTAGCTCGTGCCAAAAAGCACTTAGCACAGCTAGATAGCATAGATGTTAGCAAACTCGATGAACAAACTGCACTAAGCTACAAGCTAATGAAGCAAGGTTTAGAGCAAGATATCGCTGATGATAAATGGCGCCACCATACTTACCCAGTCAATCAAATGTACGGTAGCCATACCTTCATAGCGACCTTCTTAATCAATCAACATCAAGTTGCCAGTGTAAGCGATGCAGAAGCCTACATCAGTCGTTTAAACGGCGTTAAGCTTGCCAGTGAGCAACTCGTCGAAGGTTTAAAACTTCGTGCTGATAAAGGGATTATCGCACCTAAGTTTGTATTCCCTTATGTCATATCAGACAGCCAAAATATCATTACTGGTGCTCCTTTTAGCGATACTGAGGAAAAAAGCACGCTATGGGCTGATATCAATAAAAAGGTTGCTGCATTAGATGCACCACAAGCGAAAAAAGATGAGCTACTTGCAGATGCTAAACAAGCATTACTGACCAGTGTTCAACCAGCATATACCAACCTTATCGCCTATCTTAATGAGCTTGAGAAAAAAGCTGATACACATGATGGTGTCTGGAAGCTACCTGAAGGTGATGACTTTTTTAATATGCGCTTAAGTCGTGTGACTACCACTGACATGACCTCAGAAACTATCCACAAGTTAGGCTTAGCGGAAGTCGCTCGTATTCATGACGAAATGCGTGCAATTATGAAAAAGGTGAAATTTGACGGTGACTTGCAAGAGTTTATGGCCTTCATGCGTGATGATGATCAGTTTTACTACCCTGATACTGCAGAAGGTAAAACTCGCTACATGACTGAAGCTAAAGAACTTATCGACAACATGGAGTCACGCCTTGATGAAGTCTTTAACATCAAACCAAAAGCTAAACTAATCGTAAAACAAGTCGAAGCCTTCCGTGAGAAGTCAGCAGGTAAAGCGTTTTATGATGCACCTGCACCTGATGGCTCTCGCCCTGGTACCTACTACGCAAACTTATACGATATGAAGGCCATGCCAACTTATCAAATGGAAGCATTGGCTTACCATGAAGGTATTCCTGGTCACCATATGCAAATCGCTATTGCTCAAGAACTAGAAGGCATTCCGAAGTTCAGAAAATACGGTGGCTATACTGCATATATCGAAGGTTGGGGCTTATATACTGAGTACTTCCCTAAAGAAATGGGCTTGTATGCCGATCCTTACTCTGACTTTGGTCGCTTAGCAATGGAATTATGGCGAGCTTGTCGTTTAGTCGTTGATACGGGTATTCACTCTAAAAAGTGGACGCGTGAACAAGGTATTCAATACTATGTGGACAATACACCTAATGCGGAATCTGACGCTATCAAAATGGTAGAACGCCATATTGTAATGCCAGGACAAGCAACGGCATACAAAGTTGGTATGATAAAAATTCTAGAGCTACGTGAAGATGCTAAAAAGCAATTGGGTGATAAATTTGATATTCGCCAATTCCACACACTGATCCTAGAAAATGGCCCTGTACCGCTAGATGTATTAGAAGCGAAAGTAACTGACTGGGTAAATGCCAGTAAGTAA
- the hemW gene encoding radical SAM family heme chaperone HemW: MLTLPPLSLYIHIPWCVQKCPYCDFNSHGQHGELPQQQYVDALLADLSLDLHYVQGRKLHSIFIGGGTPSLFEASQIKRILEAAKSQIGFEDDIEITMEANPGTLEHDDFAAYQAAGVTRLSIGVQSFSKDKLNLLGRIHDENEAVTAANTASNAGYQSFNLDLMHGLPNQSFDEAMADIDTAANLMPPHLSWYQLTIEPNTLFHSKPPQLPDDENLWHIYEQGQKKLAQLGYEQYEISAYAKPGFQCRHNLNYWQFGDYLGIGCGAHGKITQVQQDTIIRTVKIKHPKGYLATDNFTFETSVVEHEDRALEYLMNRLRLMTPIPKAEFEQRTGLSHTVLNDGMKKSIERGLLTDSSTHWQLTTKGHMFVNDLLSQFID; this comes from the coding sequence ATGCTGACGCTTCCTCCGTTAAGTCTTTATATTCACATCCCTTGGTGTGTACAAAAATGTCCTTATTGTGATTTTAATTCCCATGGGCAACATGGTGAGTTACCGCAGCAGCAATATGTCGATGCGCTATTAGCCGATTTATCTTTAGACTTACATTACGTACAAGGCCGTAAGCTTCATAGCATTTTTATTGGCGGTGGCACGCCATCATTATTTGAGGCTTCGCAAATCAAACGTATTCTTGAGGCCGCTAAATCTCAAATAGGGTTTGAAGACGATATTGAAATCACAATGGAAGCGAATCCTGGCACCTTAGAACATGATGACTTTGCCGCCTATCAAGCAGCTGGAGTGACTCGTTTATCCATAGGTGTTCAAAGCTTTTCAAAAGATAAACTCAACTTGCTTGGCCGAATTCATGATGAAAATGAAGCCGTTACTGCTGCAAATACGGCGTCAAATGCAGGTTATCAAAGCTTTAATTTAGATCTTATGCACGGCTTACCCAATCAAAGTTTTGATGAAGCTATGGCAGACATTGATACGGCGGCCAACTTAATGCCGCCTCATCTTTCTTGGTATCAATTAACTATTGAGCCCAATACGCTATTTCACTCGAAGCCACCACAACTACCTGATGACGAAAACCTTTGGCATATCTATGAGCAAGGGCAAAAGAAATTAGCACAGTTAGGTTACGAGCAATATGAGATTTCAGCTTACGCCAAACCAGGTTTTCAGTGCAGACATAATCTTAACTATTGGCAATTCGGGGATTATCTGGGTATCGGTTGTGGCGCACACGGTAAAATCACCCAAGTCCAACAAGATACGATTATCCGCACCGTAAAGATTAAACACCCTAAAGGGTATTTAGCTACTGATAACTTTACCTTTGAGACTAGCGTTGTCGAGCATGAAGATAGGGCTCTGGAATACTTAATGAATAGGCTCCGTTTAATGACCCCTATTCCAAAAGCAGAGTTTGAACAGCGAACAGGGTTATCTCATACAGTGCTTAATGATGGAATGAAAAAGTCTATCGAACGTGGTTTATTAACTGACTCTAGTACGCATTGGCAATTAACCACCAAAGGGCATATGTTCGTGAATGATCTTTTGTCGCAATTTATCGACTAA
- the rdgB gene encoding RdgB/HAM1 family non-canonical purine NTP pyrophosphatase — MQQIVLASGNKGKLKEFDQMLAKFNIQVLPQNQFNVPEVAETGTTFIENAIIKARHAAEVTGKPAIADDSGLEVDALQGAPGIYSARYGGENATEKDRYLKLLNALEGQSNRNARFQCVLVYMRHAKDPTPIVCQAAWEGQISIAPQGEQGHGYDPVFIPHGFDCSAAELTSEQKNQLSHRGLALDLLVDALKAKGII, encoded by the coding sequence ATGCAACAGATTGTCTTAGCCAGTGGCAACAAAGGTAAGCTTAAAGAGTTCGATCAAATGTTGGCTAAATTCAACATTCAAGTTTTACCGCAGAACCAATTTAACGTACCAGAAGTGGCAGAAACAGGAACAACTTTCATCGAAAACGCCATTATCAAAGCAAGGCATGCCGCCGAAGTGACTGGCAAGCCAGCCATTGCTGATGACTCTGGTCTTGAGGTGGATGCATTGCAAGGTGCACCTGGAATATACTCAGCAAGATATGGCGGTGAAAACGCTACAGAAAAAGACAGATACTTAAAATTACTCAATGCTCTTGAGGGTCAATCAAACCGCAATGCACGTTTTCAATGTGTACTGGTTTATATGCGTCATGCAAAAGATCCAACCCCTATCGTTTGTCAAGCTGCATGGGAAGGACAAATTAGTATTGCGCCACAAGGCGAACAAGGTCATGGCTACGATCCTGTATTTATTCCACATGGTTTTGACTGTTCAGCAGCAGAACTGACTAGCGAGCAAAAAAATCAATTAAGCCATCGTGGTTTAGCCTTGGATTTGCTAGTAGATGCATTAAAAGCGAAAGGAATTATTTAA
- a CDS encoding DUF4426 domain-containing protein — MLRTILLSLLLSLTVISHAFAEQKQQVGNFDIHYMALSSTFITPSIAKTYGIERSNYNGIVNIAVLDTSQEGNPPVAVEISGIANNLLDARITLDFKEIKEGKAIYYIAQVPYRDDQEINFNIAIKYGNKLNTSVKFKQKFFVE; from the coding sequence ATGTTGCGAACAATTTTATTGAGCTTGTTACTCAGCCTTACCGTAATAAGTCATGCTTTTGCTGAGCAAAAACAGCAAGTCGGAAATTTTGATATTCACTACATGGCGTTAAGCAGCACCTTTATCACACCTAGTATTGCCAAAACCTATGGTATTGAACGAAGCAATTACAATGGCATTGTTAATATTGCAGTGTTAGATACCAGCCAAGAAGGCAACCCACCTGTTGCAGTTGAGATATCAGGGATAGCTAACAATTTACTTGATGCAAGAATCACGCTTGATTTTAAAGAAATAAAAGAAGGCAAAGCCATTTATTACATTGCGCAAGTTCCTTACCGCGACGATCAAGAAATTAATTTCAACATAGCCATAAAATATGGCAATAAACTCAATACTTCAGTCAAGTTCAAACAAAAATTCTTTGTTGAATAG
- the yggU gene encoding DUF167 family protein YggU — protein MNKAITQQQDDLLLNLYVQPKSSRDTIVGLHGHELKIAITAPPVDGKANQHLIKYLAKSFKVSKSDVMLLKGLQGRHKQVKIIQPKQLPEAISALLS, from the coding sequence ATTAATAAGGCCATTACTCAGCAGCAAGATGATTTGCTGCTGAACCTTTATGTTCAACCTAAATCCAGCAGAGATACTATCGTTGGCTTGCATGGCCATGAGTTAAAAATCGCAATTACTGCGCCACCTGTTGACGGTAAAGCCAATCAACATTTAATCAAGTATCTCGCTAAATCCTTTAAAGTCAGTAAATCGGATGTAATGCTGCTAAAAGGACTTCAAGGGCGCCACAAACAAGTCAAAATAATCCAACCAAAACAGCTACCAGAGGCAATATCCGCCCTTTTGAGTTAA
- a CDS encoding YggT family protein, with protein MNAMQFLVTTIFDLYLMVVILRFWLQLARADFYNPFSQFVVKATQPIIAPMRRVLPSIGSIDTASIALAFLVVVLKFVTLGLLVDFKIDAVSLIILSAVSVIKEAGMLLFWVLIIRALLSWFNQGHNPIVMVMDQLTEPFLRPVRKILPPMGGLDLSVMIVLIAMNFINILFAQYIPYWNIV; from the coding sequence ATGAATGCAATGCAATTTCTGGTCACCACCATCTTTGACCTCTATTTAATGGTGGTCATTTTACGCTTTTGGTTACAACTCGCCAGAGCCGACTTCTACAATCCCTTTAGCCAGTTTGTAGTTAAAGCGACACAACCTATTATTGCTCCAATGCGCCGCGTTTTACCTTCAATTGGTAGTATTGATACTGCTTCAATTGCACTGGCATTTTTAGTGGTTGTGCTCAAATTTGTCACACTAGGTCTATTGGTCGATTTTAAAATCGATGCCGTTTCACTCATCATATTGTCAGCAGTATCGGTAATAAAAGAAGCTGGAATGCTGCTTTTCTGGGTATTGATTATTCGTGCATTGTTAAGCTGGTTCAATCAAGGGCATAACCCTATTGTGATGGTTATGGATCAACTTACAGAGCCATTTTTACGCCCGGTACGTAAAATATTGCCTCCAATGGGTGGTCTTGATTTATCAGTCATGATTGTTCTGATTGCAATGAACTTTATCAATATCTTATTTGCGCAATACATTCCATATTGGAACATAGTGTAA
- the proC gene encoding pyrroline-5-carboxylate reductase: protein MTQAKICFIGAGNMPRSIISGLISNGYPAELVHATNPSAGKLDALKADFGIQVSHDNIVAAQAADVIVLSVKPQLMQMVCEQMSHLDLSSKLMITIAAGIPASRYQDYFKQPIKLVRTMPNTPTQIGAGMTGLFADESISAANKQICETLMQSGGKTVWVKQEDELNQVIALAGSSPAYFFLFIESMIQHGVKTGLDEVTARELAQQAALGAAQMVVQNPQLSLEELRTNVTSKGGTTAQAVETFEQGNLRGLADQAMTNCKKRAEEMAKTF, encoded by the coding sequence ATGACTCAAGCAAAAATCTGTTTTATTGGCGCAGGAAATATGCCTCGTTCAATTATTAGCGGACTGATTTCAAATGGATATCCTGCAGAGCTTGTGCATGCAACTAACCCAAGTGCGGGAAAGCTCGATGCGTTAAAAGCTGATTTTGGCATCCAAGTGTCTCATGACAATATTGTTGCAGCTCAAGCTGCTGATGTGATTGTGCTCAGTGTGAAACCGCAATTAATGCAAATGGTTTGTGAGCAAATGAGCCACCTAGATTTATCAAGTAAGTTAATGATTACTATCGCGGCAGGTATTCCAGCATCTCGCTACCAAGATTACTTTAAACAACCCATTAAACTCGTCCGCACCATGCCAAATACCCCAACTCAAATTGGTGCTGGCATGACAGGACTCTTTGCTGATGAATCGATTTCAGCTGCTAACAAACAAATATGTGAAACCTTAATGCAAAGCGGTGGTAAAACAGTTTGGGTAAAACAAGAAGATGAGTTAAATCAGGTCATCGCACTTGCTGGTAGTTCACCCGCTTACTTCTTCTTATTTATTGAATCTATGATTCAGCACGGCGTTAAAACGGGTCTAGATGAAGTCACTGCGCGCGAGCTTGCCCAGCAAGCTGCTTTAGGGGCTGCTCAAATGGTGGTTCAAAACCCACAGTTATCACTTGAAGAGTTACGCACTAATGTCACCTCAAAAGGTGGGACAACCGCTCAAGCAGTTGAAACTTTTGAGCAAGGAAACTTACGGGGTTTAGCTGACCAAGCTATGACAAACTGCAAAAAACGCGCAGAAGAAATGGCAAAAACGTTTTAA
- a CDS encoding YggS family pyridoxal phosphate-dependent enzyme, with protein MTTIADRISIAQSQIAQAAQNCSRNSEEVTLLAVSKTKPISDIIAAYEAGQRCFGENYVQEGEEKVIALKQDYADIEWHFIGPLQSNKSRIVAEHFDWMHTVSREKIAKRLNDQRPATKAPLQICIQVNISNEDTKSGLQASEINALANAISQLPNLTLRGLMAIPTATDDINVQKAEFTKLQALYHQLQNDYPTVDTLSMGMSNDLTVAIAHGSTMVRIGTAIFGSRK; from the coding sequence ATGACAACAATAGCAGACCGAATATCAATCGCCCAGAGCCAAATTGCTCAAGCGGCGCAAAATTGTTCACGTAACAGTGAAGAAGTCACTTTGCTTGCAGTAAGTAAGACAAAACCTATTTCAGATATTATTGCCGCCTATGAAGCTGGCCAGCGTTGTTTTGGTGAAAACTACGTCCAAGAAGGTGAAGAAAAAGTCATTGCACTTAAGCAAGACTACGCTGATATAGAGTGGCATTTTATTGGCCCGCTTCAATCAAATAAATCACGGATTGTTGCTGAACACTTTGACTGGATGCACACAGTGAGTCGAGAAAAAATCGCTAAACGATTAAATGATCAGCGTCCAGCAACCAAAGCACCTTTGCAAATATGTATTCAAGTCAATATCAGTAATGAAGACACTAAGTCTGGACTGCAAGCCAGTGAAATAAACGCATTAGCAAATGCCATCAGTCAACTTCCAAACCTAACTTTGCGTGGCTTGATGGCAATTCCAACGGCTACAGATGACATTAATGTGCAAAAAGCGGAATTTACCAAGCTTCAAGCGCTTTACCATCAACTGCAAAATGATTATCCAACGGTCGATACACTGTCGATGGGAATGAGCAATGACTTAACCGTAGCCATCGCTCATGGTTCTACCATGGTGAGAATTGGAACCGCCATTTTTGGCTCTAGAAAATAA
- a CDS encoding type IV pilus twitching motility protein PilT has protein sequence MEITELLAFSVKHNASDLHLSAGVSPMIRVDGEVRKINLPALDHQAVHGLVYDIMNDKQRKDYEEHLEIDFSFEVPNLARFRVNAYNQSRGAGAVFRTIPSDILSLEQLGAPEIFKKISSFPRGLVLVTGPTGSGKSTTLAAMVDYINNERHDHILTIEDPIEFVHQNKQCLVNQREVHKHTHSFEAALRSALREDPDVILVGEMRDLETIRLAMTAAETGHLVFGTLHTTSAAKTVDRIVDVFPAGEKDMVRTMLSESLQAVISQTLIKKVGGGRVAAHEIMMGTPAIRNLIREDKVAQMYSAIQTGMAHGMQTLEQCLQNLVNRGLISRDDAMSKSSNKQANF, from the coding sequence ATGGAAATAACTGAGTTACTTGCCTTTAGTGTAAAACACAATGCCTCGGATCTACACCTTTCAGCAGGTGTTTCGCCGATGATTCGAGTTGATGGTGAAGTCAGAAAGATTAATCTACCTGCCTTAGACCACCAAGCAGTTCATGGTCTGGTGTATGACATCATGAATGATAAGCAACGTAAGGACTATGAAGAGCATCTAGAAATCGATTTCTCATTTGAAGTGCCTAACTTAGCTCGTTTTCGTGTGAATGCTTATAACCAATCTCGTGGTGCTGGTGCGGTATTTCGTACCATTCCAAGTGATATTTTATCATTAGAGCAATTAGGCGCACCTGAAATCTTTAAGAAGATTTCGAGTTTTCCTCGTGGGCTTGTATTGGTTACAGGGCCTACTGGTTCGGGTAAATCAACCACATTGGCTGCGATGGTAGATTATATTAATAATGAACGTCATGATCACATATTAACCATTGAAGACCCAATAGAATTCGTTCACCAAAACAAACAATGTTTGGTCAACCAACGTGAAGTACACAAGCATACCCATAGTTTTGAAGCGGCGCTTCGAAGTGCACTTCGTGAAGATCCTGATGTCATTCTGGTTGGTGAGATGCGTGACCTTGAAACCATTCGCTTAGCAATGACAGCAGCAGAAACCGGTCATTTAGTATTTGGTACCTTGCATACAACTTCTGCGGCTAAAACCGTTGACCGTATTGTGGATGTATTCCCAGCGGGTGAGAAAGACATGGTACGTACTATGTTATCTGAATCATTACAGGCGGTAATTTCGCAAACCTTGATTAAGAAAGTCGGTGGTGGCCGAGTCGCTGCCCATGAAATTATGATGGGCACACCTGCGATTAGAAACCTAATTCGTGAAGATAAAGTCGCGCAAATGTACTCTGCTATTCAAACCGGTATGGCGCACGGAATGCAAACACTTGAGCAATGCTTACAAAACTTAGTTAACCGTGGCTTAATTAGCCGTGATGATGCGATGTCTAAAAGCTCAAATAAACAAGCTAACTTTTAA
- a CDS encoding PilT/PilU family type 4a pilus ATPase: MDVRPFLKVMVDRKASDLFVTAGFPPSAKIDGELRPLSESSFTPEQSLDFVESLMTDVQKQEFHESRECNFAFAAKELGRFRVSAFWQRESPGCVMRRIETKIPEVEDLKLPPILKDLVMSKRGLIIMVGGTGTGKSTSLASLVGYRNSHARGHILTIEDPVEFVHDHRKSIITQREVGIDTDSFDAALKSSLRQAPDVILIGEIRTQETMEFALSFAETGHLCMATLHANNANQALDRIMHLVPENKHNQLLFDLSLNLRGIVAQQLVPKSDGSGRRAAIEVLINTPRVASLIAKNELHLLKETMSKSREQGMQTFDQALLDLYLEKEISYADALHHADSPNDLRLMIKLQNNESSSSGIMDGVTLDMD; encoded by the coding sequence ATGGATGTTCGTCCTTTTTTAAAGGTCATGGTAGACCGTAAAGCATCAGATTTATTTGTTACTGCGGGCTTTCCGCCGAGTGCAAAAATTGATGGTGAATTAAGACCGTTATCAGAAAGCAGTTTTACGCCTGAGCAGTCGTTAGATTTTGTAGAGTCTTTAATGACTGATGTGCAAAAACAAGAGTTTCATGAATCTCGCGAATGTAACTTTGCTTTTGCGGCTAAAGAATTAGGCCGTTTTCGTGTTAGTGCTTTTTGGCAACGTGAATCACCTGGTTGTGTGATGCGCCGTATTGAAACAAAAATCCCAGAAGTTGAAGATTTAAAGCTACCGCCCATTTTAAAAGATTTGGTCATGAGTAAACGTGGTCTGATTATTATGGTCGGTGGTACCGGTACTGGTAAATCAACCTCGTTGGCTTCGCTTGTTGGTTATCGTAATTCACATGCTCGAGGTCATATTTTAACGATTGAAGACCCAGTGGAATTTGTGCATGACCATCGTAAAAGCATTATTACTCAGCGAGAAGTCGGTATAGACACTGACTCTTTTGATGCTGCGCTTAAAAGCTCACTTCGTCAGGCGCCAGATGTTATTTTGATTGGTGAAATTCGAACTCAAGAAACCATGGAGTTTGCGCTGTCATTTGCTGAAACGGGTCACTTATGTATGGCAACACTCCATGCTAACAATGCTAACCAAGCGTTAGACCGTATTATGCATTTAGTGCCTGAAAATAAGCATAACCAACTCTTATTCGATTTGTCGCTAAACTTACGTGGCATTGTCGCTCAGCAGCTTGTGCCTAAATCAGATGGCTCTGGGCGTCGCGCTGCTATTGAAGTGTTAATCAACACTCCTCGTGTGGCGAGTTTGATTGCAAAAAATGAGCTGCATTTACTCAAAGAAACCATGAGTAAGTCACGAGAGCAGGGCATGCAGACTTTTGACCAAGCGTTATTGGATTTATACTTGGAAAAAGAAATTAGCTATGCAGATGCGCTGCATCATGCTGATTCTCCAAACGATTTACGCCTAATGATAAAACTGCAAAATAATGAGAGTAGCAGTTCTGGCATTATGGATGGTGTCACGTTAGACATGGATTAG
- a CDS encoding glutathione peroxidase, protein MKNKLLITSLLASTTLLSGVTFANSCPDYLNVEARKLHSEETVDLCELTQGKPVLIVNTASNCGFTPQFEALEAVHKQYQDDLVVIGFPSDDFFQEEDDEAKTADVCFLNYGVTFTMVSTSAVRGNDVNSVFAYLGDKTAAPKWNFYKYLVSADGESVQQFNSRVKPDSEEMKKAIESVL, encoded by the coding sequence ATGAAAAACAAATTATTAATAACAAGCCTGCTAGCATCTACTACATTACTTAGCGGCGTTACTTTTGCTAATTCTTGCCCAGACTATTTAAATGTAGAAGCGCGCAAGTTGCACTCTGAAGAGACGGTTGATTTATGTGAATTAACTCAAGGAAAGCCGGTGCTTATTGTTAACACGGCCAGTAATTGTGGTTTTACCCCTCAATTTGAAGCATTAGAGGCGGTTCACAAACAATATCAGGATGATCTCGTTGTGATTGGCTTTCCATCAGATGACTTTTTTCAAGAAGAAGATGATGAAGCAAAAACTGCAGATGTGTGCTTTTTAAACTATGGCGTGACTTTTACTATGGTATCGACATCGGCAGTTAGAGGTAATGATGTTAATTCTGTGTTTGCCTATTTAGGTGACAAAACCGCAGCACCTAAATGGAATTTTTACAAATACTTAGTCAGTGCAGATGGCGAAAGTGTGCAGCAATTCAACTCTAGAGTAAAACCGGATAGCGAAGAGATGAAAAAAGCGATAGAGTCTGTTTTATAA
- the hemH gene encoding ferrochelatase: MYKFSGLSKEDGHKSRGKTGVLLMNLGTPDEPTPSAVRRYLAEFLSDPRVVEIPKLVWMIILHGIILRVRPAKSAALYKEVWTDEGSPLMDISLRQQQKLAKVFEDNDVDASVHLAMRYGNPSTPSVLQKMHKDGIDRVIVLPLYPQYAAPTTASAFDAIAKELCKWRYIPALHFINTYHDDPTFIDALAESIQADFDANGKPEKLVLSYHGMPERNLHLGDPYYCFCVKTTRLVVEKLGLDEKEYVMTFQSRFGKAKWLQPYTDATMEALPKEGVNDIAVVCPAFSADCLETLEEIKGENREVFEEAGGKKFRYVECLNDNDAHINMMANLVKPYL; this comes from the coding sequence TTGTATAAATTTTCTGGTTTAAGTAAAGAAGACGGTCACAAGTCTCGCGGTAAGACTGGCGTATTATTAATGAACTTAGGGACGCCAGATGAACCAACCCCTTCAGCAGTTAGACGCTACCTTGCTGAGTTTTTATCAGATCCACGTGTTGTCGAAATACCGAAATTAGTATGGATGATTATCTTACACGGGATTATTTTACGTGTTCGTCCTGCTAAGTCAGCGGCGCTTTACAAAGAAGTTTGGACAGACGAAGGCTCACCTTTAATGGATATCAGTTTGCGTCAACAGCAAAAGTTAGCCAAAGTTTTTGAAGATAACGATGTTGATGCCTCAGTTCATTTAGCTATGCGATATGGTAACCCTTCAACGCCATCAGTACTGCAAAAAATGCATAAAGATGGAATTGATAGAGTGATTGTATTGCCGCTATATCCTCAATATGCAGCACCAACAACCGCATCAGCATTTGATGCAATTGCAAAAGAGTTATGTAAATGGCGCTACATTCCTGCACTGCATTTCATTAATACATACCATGACGATCCGACTTTTATTGATGCATTAGCTGAATCGATTCAAGCTGATTTCGATGCTAACGGTAAGCCTGAAAAATTAGTATTGTCATATCATGGAATGCCAGAGCGTAATTTACATTTAGGCGATCCATATTATTGCTTTTGTGTAAAAACAACGCGATTAGTGGTAGAAAAGCTAGGCTTAGACGAGAAAGAATACGTCATGACTTTCCAGTCTCGTTTTGGTAAAGCTAAATGGCTACAGCCTTATACTGACGCAACAATGGAAGCATTACCTAAAGAAGGTGTTAATGATATCGCCGTCGTGTGCCCTGCGTTTAGTGCCGATTGCTTAGAAACCTTAGAAGAAATTAAAGGCGAAAATCGTGAAGTCTTCGAAGAGGCGGGAGGTAAGAAGTTCCGCTATGTCGAGTGTTTGAATGACAATGATGCCCATATTAATATGATGGCGAACTTGGTTAAGCCATACCTATAA
- the ruvX gene encoding Holliday junction resolvase RuvX has product MQSKTVLGFDFGTKSIGVAVGQEVTASAAPVSAIKANDGIPNWDEIEAVIKEWKPDFIVVGLPLNMDGTEQEMTQRARKFANRVSGRFGIKVVTQDERLTTTDAKARLFELGGYKKLTKGQVDAVSAVLIIESYFENHYLENK; this is encoded by the coding sequence ATGCAATCAAAAACCGTTTTAGGTTTTGACTTTGGTACCAAAAGTATCGGTGTTGCTGTCGGACAAGAAGTCACAGCAAGCGCCGCCCCCGTGTCAGCCATAAAAGCTAACGACGGTATTCCAAATTGGGATGAAATAGAAGCAGTAATCAAAGAATGGAAACCTGACTTTATTGTTGTCGGGTTACCGTTAAACATGGACGGAACTGAGCAGGAAATGACTCAACGGGCACGGAAATTTGCTAACAGAGTCAGTGGCCGTTTTGGTATTAAAGTCGTCACCCAAGATGAGCGCTTAACCACTACTGATGCCAAAGCTCGTTTGTTCGAACTTGGTGGTTATAAAAAGCTAACAAAAGGCCAAGTTGATGCGGTATCGGCCGTGTTAATCATCGAAAGCTATTTTGAAAACCACTATCTTGAGAACAAATAA